The Camelus ferus isolate YT-003-E chromosome 4, BCGSAC_Cfer_1.0, whole genome shotgun sequence genome has a segment encoding these proteins:
- the CCIN gene encoding calicin, with amino-acid sequence MKLEFTEKNYNSFVLQNLNKQRKRKEYWDMALTVDHHVFFAHRNVLAAVSPLVKSLISNHDMKTTDELFITIDPNYLSPTTVDQLLDYFYSGKVVISEQNVEELLRGAQYFNTPRLRIHCNDFLIKSIRRANCLRYLFLAELFELKEVSDLAYSGIRDNFHYWASPEGSMHFMRCPPVIFGRLLRDENLHVLNEDQALNALISWVYFRKDEREKYFKKFFNYINLNAVSNKTLMYASNKLMGMENSSAHSTLIESVLVDRKQERPTSLLSYQRKGALLDSVVILGGQKAHGKFNDGVFAYIIQENLWLKLSEMPYRAAALSATSAGRYIYISGGTTEQISGLKTAWRYDMDDNSWTKLPDLPIGLVFHTMVTCGGTVYSVGGSIAPRRYVSNIYRYDERKEAWCLAGKMSIPMDGTAVITKGDRTLYIVTGRCLVKGYISRVGVVDCFDTNTGDVVQCITFPIEFNHRPLLSFHQDNILCVHSHRQSVEINLQKIKANKTTTSVPLLPNNCPLDVSHAICSIGDSRVFVCGGVTTASDVQTKDYTINPNAYLLDQKTGEWKTLAPPPEALDCPACCLAKLPCKILQRI; translated from the coding sequence ATGAAATTGGAATTCACTGAGAAAAACTACAACAGCTTCGTACTGCAGAATCTGAACAAACAGAGGAAACGCAAAGAGTACTGGGACATGGCCCTGACTGTGGACCACCACGTCTTCTTTGCACATCGCAACGTACTGGCTGCGGTCTCTCCACTGGTGAAGAGCCTCATCTCCAACCACGACATGAAGACTACCGATGAGCTCTTTATCACCATTGACCCCAACTACCTGAGCCCGACTACAGTGGATCAGCTCCTGGACTACTTCTACAGTGGCAAGGTGGTGATCTCAGAGCAGAACGTGGAGGAGCTCCTTCGTGGGGCCCAGTATTTCAACACACCACGCCTTCGAATCCACTGCAATGACTTCCTAATTAAATCCATCCGCCGTGCTAATTGCTTGCGCTACCTCTTCTTGGCTGAGTTGTTTGAGCTCAAAGAGGTATCAGACTTGGCCTACTCTGGCATTCGAGACAACTTCCATTACTGGGCCAGTCCTGAGGGCTCCATGCACTTCATGCGCTGTCCACCTGTCATTTTTGGCCGCCTGCTCCGAGATGAAAACTTGCATGTGCTCAATGAGGACCAGGCTCTCAATGCACTCATCAGTTGGGTGTACTTCCGGAAGGATGAGCGGGAGAAGTATTTCAAGAAGTTCTTCAACTACATCAATCTTAATGCTGTCTCCAACAAGACACTGATGTATGCCAGCAACAAGCTGATGGGCATGGAGAACAGCTCAGCGCACTCAACACTGATTGAGAGTGTCCTGGTGGACCGCAAGCAGGAGAGGCCAACCAGCCTGCTGAGCTACCAGCGGAAAGGGGCCCTGCTGGATTCAGTGGTCATCCTAGGTGGCCAAAAGGCCCATGGCAAGTTCAACGATGGGGTGTTTGCTTATATCATCCAGGAGAACCTGTGGTTGAAGCTCTCAGAGATGCCCTATCGAGCAGCAGCACTTAGTGCCACCTCTGCTGGTCGCTACATCTACATCTCTGGTGGCACCACGGAGCAGATTTCAGGGCTGAAGACGGCTTGGCGGTATGATATGGATGACAACTCCTGGACCAAGTTGCCCGACCTGCCAATTGGGCTTGTCTTCCACACGATGGTGACCTGTGGGGGGACCGTGTACTCAGTGGGTGGGAGCATTGCCCCAAGGCGGTATGTCTCTAACATCTACCGCTATGATGAGCGCAAGGAggcctggtgcctggcagggaAGATGAGCATCCCTATGGATGGCACAGCCGTGATCACCAAGGGTGACCGGACCCTGTACATTGTTACCGGGCGGTGCTTGGTGAAGGGCTACATCTCCCGGGTCGGGGTGGTGGACTGCTTTGACACCAACACTGGAGACGTCGTCCAGTGTATCACTTTCCCCATTGAGTTCAACCACCGGCCCCTGCTCTCTTTCCATCAGGACAACATCCTCTGCGTGCACAGCCACCGGCAGAGTGTGGAAATCAACCTGCAGAAGATAAAGGCCAACAAGACGACCACTTCAGTGCCTCTCTTGCCCAATAACTGCCCCTTGGATGTGTCCCATGCTATATGCTCCATTGGAGACAGCAGGGTGTTTGTATGTGGAGGTGTCACCACAGCCAGCGATGTCCAGACAAAGGACTACACCATCAATCCAAATGCCTACCTGCTGGACCAAAAGACAGGCGAGTGGAAGACCCTGGCGCCCCCACCAGAGGCACTGGACTGTCCTGCCTGCTGTCTAGCCAAGCTACCTTGCAAGATTCTTCAAAGGATTTAA
- the CLTA gene encoding clathrin light chain A isoform X5, which produces MAELDPFGAPSGAPGGPAMGNGVAGAGEEDPAAAFLAQQESEIAGIENDEAFAILDGGAPGPQPHGEPPGGPDAVDGVMNGEYYQESNGPTDSYAAISQVDRLQSEPESIRKWREEQMERLEALDANSRKQEAEWKEKAIKELEEWYARQDEQLQKTKANNRVADEAFYKQPFADVIGYVTNINHPCYSLEQAAEEAFVNDIEESSPGTEWERVARLCDFNPKSSKQAKDVSRMRSVLISLKQAPLVH; this is translated from the exons ATGGCTGAATTAGACCCATTCGGCGCCCCTTCCGGCGCCCCCGGCGGCCCCGCAATGGGGAACGGAGTGGCCGGTGCCGGCGAAGAAGACCCGGCCGCGGCCTTCTTGGCGCAGCAGGAGAGCGAGATTGCGGGCATTGAGAACGACGAGGCCTTCGCCATCCTGGACGGCGGCGCACCCGGGCCCCAGCCGCACGGCGAGCCGCCAGGAGGTCCAG ATGCTGTTGATGGAGTGATGAATGGCGAATACTACCAG GAGAGTAATGGGCCAACAGACAGTTATGCAGCTATTTCACAAGTGGATCGATTGCAGTCAGAGCCTGAAAGTATCCGTAAATGGAGAGAAGAGCAAATGGAACGCTTGGAAGCCCTTG ATGCCAATTCTCGGAAGCAGGaagcagaatggaaagaaaaagcaataaaggaGCTGGAAGAGTGGTATGCGAGGCAGGACGAGCAGCTACAGAAGACGAAAGCAAACAACAG GGTGGCAGATGAAGCTTTCTACAAACAACCCTTCGCTGACGTGATTGGTTATGT CACAAACATAAACCATCCTTGCTACAGCCTAGAACA GGCAGCAGAAGAAGCCTTTGTAAATGACATTGAAGAGTCATCCCCAGGCACTGAGTGGGAACGGGTGGCCCGGCTGTGTGACTTTAACCCCAAGTCCAGCAAGCAGGCCAAAGATGTCTCCCGCATGCGTTCTGTCCTCATCTCCCTCAAGCAGGCCCCCCTGGTACACTGA
- the CLTA gene encoding clathrin light chain A isoform X2 — protein sequence MAELDPFGAPSGAPGGPAMGNGVAGAGEEDPAAAFLAQQESEIAGIENDEAFAILDGGAPGPQPHGEPPGGPDAVDGVMNGEYYQESNGPTDSYAAISQVDRLQSEPESIRKWREEQMERLEALDANSRKQEAEWKEKAIKELEEWYARQDEQLQKTKANNSTNINHPCYSLEHLKNKSRGYCAVTFVLLKNLYKFTWNSVQPTMNYCSSSGLACCFASC from the exons ATGGCTGAATTAGACCCATTCGGCGCCCCTTCCGGCGCCCCCGGCGGCCCCGCAATGGGGAACGGAGTGGCCGGTGCCGGCGAAGAAGACCCGGCCGCGGCCTTCTTGGCGCAGCAGGAGAGCGAGATTGCGGGCATTGAGAACGACGAGGCCTTCGCCATCCTGGACGGCGGCGCACCCGGGCCCCAGCCGCACGGCGAGCCGCCAGGAGGTCCAG ATGCTGTTGATGGAGTGATGAATGGCGAATACTACCAG GAGAGTAATGGGCCAACAGACAGTTATGCAGCTATTTCACAAGTGGATCGATTGCAGTCAGAGCCTGAAAGTATCCGTAAATGGAGAGAAGAGCAAATGGAACGCTTGGAAGCCCTTG ATGCCAATTCTCGGAAGCAGGaagcagaatggaaagaaaaagcaataaaggaGCTGGAAGAGTGGTATGCGAGGCAGGACGAGCAGCTACAGAAGACGAAAGCAAACAACAG CACAAACATAAACCATCCTTGCTACAGCCTAGAACA CCTTAAGAATAAATCCAGAGGCTATTGTGCAGTGACCTTCGTGCTTCTTAAAAATCTCTATAAATTTACTTGGAACTCAGTACAGCCCACCATGAACTACTGTTCAAGTTCTGGACTAGCCTGCTGCTTTGCCTCTTGCTAA
- the CLTA gene encoding clathrin light chain A isoform X4, producing the protein MAELDPFGAPSGAPGGPAMGNGVAGAGEEDPAAAFLAQQESEIAGIENDEAFAILDGGAPGPQPHGEPPGGPDAVDGVMNGEYYQESNGPTDSYAAISQVDRLQSEPESIRKWREEQMERLEALDANSRKQEAEWKEKAIKELEEWYARQDEQLQKTKANNSHL; encoded by the exons ATGGCTGAATTAGACCCATTCGGCGCCCCTTCCGGCGCCCCCGGCGGCCCCGCAATGGGGAACGGAGTGGCCGGTGCCGGCGAAGAAGACCCGGCCGCGGCCTTCTTGGCGCAGCAGGAGAGCGAGATTGCGGGCATTGAGAACGACGAGGCCTTCGCCATCCTGGACGGCGGCGCACCCGGGCCCCAGCCGCACGGCGAGCCGCCAGGAGGTCCAG ATGCTGTTGATGGAGTGATGAATGGCGAATACTACCAG GAGAGTAATGGGCCAACAGACAGTTATGCAGCTATTTCACAAGTGGATCGATTGCAGTCAGAGCCTGAAAGTATCCGTAAATGGAGAGAAGAGCAAATGGAACGCTTGGAAGCCCTTG ATGCCAATTCTCGGAAGCAGGaagcagaatggaaagaaaaagcaataaaggaGCTGGAAGAGTGGTATGCGAGGCAGGACGAGCAGCTACAGAAGACGAAAGCAAACAACAG
- the CLTA gene encoding clathrin light chain A isoform X1, producing the protein MAELDPFGAPSGAPGGPAMGNGVAGAGEEDPAAAFLAQQESEIAGIENDEAFAILDGGAPGPQPHGEPPGGPDAVDGVMNGEYYQESNGPTDSYAAISQVDRLQSEPESIRKWREEQMERLEALDANSRKQEAEWKEKAIKELEEWYARQDEQLQKTKANNSTNINHPCYSLEQAAEEAFVNDIEESSPGTEWERVARLCDFNPKSSKQAKDVSRMRSVLISLKQAPLVH; encoded by the exons ATGGCTGAATTAGACCCATTCGGCGCCCCTTCCGGCGCCCCCGGCGGCCCCGCAATGGGGAACGGAGTGGCCGGTGCCGGCGAAGAAGACCCGGCCGCGGCCTTCTTGGCGCAGCAGGAGAGCGAGATTGCGGGCATTGAGAACGACGAGGCCTTCGCCATCCTGGACGGCGGCGCACCCGGGCCCCAGCCGCACGGCGAGCCGCCAGGAGGTCCAG ATGCTGTTGATGGAGTGATGAATGGCGAATACTACCAG GAGAGTAATGGGCCAACAGACAGTTATGCAGCTATTTCACAAGTGGATCGATTGCAGTCAGAGCCTGAAAGTATCCGTAAATGGAGAGAAGAGCAAATGGAACGCTTGGAAGCCCTTG ATGCCAATTCTCGGAAGCAGGaagcagaatggaaagaaaaagcaataaaggaGCTGGAAGAGTGGTATGCGAGGCAGGACGAGCAGCTACAGAAGACGAAAGCAAACAACAG CACAAACATAAACCATCCTTGCTACAGCCTAGAACA GGCAGCAGAAGAAGCCTTTGTAAATGACATTGAAGAGTCATCCCCAGGCACTGAGTGGGAACGGGTGGCCCGGCTGTGTGACTTTAACCCCAAGTCCAGCAAGCAGGCCAAAGATGTCTCCCGCATGCGTTCTGTCCTCATCTCCCTCAAGCAGGCCCCCCTGGTACACTGA
- the CLTA gene encoding clathrin light chain A isoform X3 yields the protein MAELDPFGAPSGAPGGPAMGNGVAGAGEEDPAAAFLAQQESEIAGIENDEAFAILDGGAPGPQPHGEPPGGPDAVDGVMNGEYYQESNGPTDSYAAISQVDRLQSEPESIRKWREEQMERLEALDANSRKQEAEWKEKAIKELEEWYARQDEQLQKTKANNRAAEEAFVNDIEESSPGTEWERVARLCDFNPKSSKQAKDVSRMRSVLISLKQAPLVH from the exons ATGGCTGAATTAGACCCATTCGGCGCCCCTTCCGGCGCCCCCGGCGGCCCCGCAATGGGGAACGGAGTGGCCGGTGCCGGCGAAGAAGACCCGGCCGCGGCCTTCTTGGCGCAGCAGGAGAGCGAGATTGCGGGCATTGAGAACGACGAGGCCTTCGCCATCCTGGACGGCGGCGCACCCGGGCCCCAGCCGCACGGCGAGCCGCCAGGAGGTCCAG ATGCTGTTGATGGAGTGATGAATGGCGAATACTACCAG GAGAGTAATGGGCCAACAGACAGTTATGCAGCTATTTCACAAGTGGATCGATTGCAGTCAGAGCCTGAAAGTATCCGTAAATGGAGAGAAGAGCAAATGGAACGCTTGGAAGCCCTTG ATGCCAATTCTCGGAAGCAGGaagcagaatggaaagaaaaagcaataaaggaGCTGGAAGAGTGGTATGCGAGGCAGGACGAGCAGCTACAGAAGACGAAAGCAAACAACAG GGCAGCAGAAGAAGCCTTTGTAAATGACATTGAAGAGTCATCCCCAGGCACTGAGTGGGAACGGGTGGCCCGGCTGTGTGACTTTAACCCCAAGTCCAGCAAGCAGGCCAAAGATGTCTCCCGCATGCGTTCTGTCCTCATCTCCCTCAAGCAGGCCCCCCTGGTACACTGA